One window from the genome of Candidatus Saccharibacteria bacterium encodes:
- a CDS encoding transposase — translation MEHDYKDNVKGQDAHSMYCWRVIRSYADFYRELLGIGTENPFVVGRKELDLAKRVMLGLRKWGYYNDRTLGDLAQTHHLIPRDIGTRLAGLSILDIGSGQGKLGQDLAQEYGVESYHLDLDLDTLQGGEEYGAQAVINGDREIVGFTLARSEDSDSWLTLLRDLQRRGIKGKNLELIVMDDSRGCKAAVDKVFGSVPLQNCIVHKLRQVLTKTHHKHKASMAEDLKLISNTNSVEEATRVAQDIAKKWYKKEERAITSLRHNFEYCLTYFQFPQDTWKQIRSTNLLEREFREVRRRTKVNDHSFNSFESQRRYHENIFQYLNQYYPSR, via the coding sequence ATGGAGCACGATTATAAGGATAATGTCAAAGGACAAGATGCACATTCAATGTATTGCTGGAGAGTCATCAGGTCTTATGCTGATTTCTACCGTGAATTGCTTGGTATTGGTACGGAGAATCCATTCGTTGTGGGTAGGAAGGAGTTGGATTTGGCTAAGAGGGTAATGTTGGGGTTAAGAAAATGGGGCTATTATAATGATAGAACATTAGGAGACCTTGCTCAAACTCACCATTTAATCCCTAGGGATATTGGTACTAGATTGGCTGGATTGAGTATTCTTGATATAGGCTCTGGTCAGGGTAAACTAGGTCAAGATTTGGCTCAGGAGTATGGTGTAGAATCTTATCATCTTGATCTTGATTTGGATACCTTACAAGGCGGGGAGGAATATGGGGCTCAAGCTGTAATCAATGGAGATAGAGAGATAGTTGGATTTACCTTAGCCAGATCTGAAGATAGTGATAGTTGGCTTACTCTCTTAAGAGATCTTCAAAGAAGAGGGATTAAGGGTAAAAACCTAGAGTTAATTGTTATGGATGATAGTAGAGGATGTAAAGCAGCAGTAGACAAAGTATTTGGATCAGTACCATTACAAAATTGTATAGTTCATAAGCTCAGACAAGTTCTTACCAAGACCCATCATAAACACAAAGCTTCAATGGCAGAGGATCTTAAGTTAATCAGTAATACTAATTCAGTAGAGGAGGCTACAAGAGTAGCCCAAGATATCGCTAAGAAATGGTACAAGAAAGAAGAAAGAGCAATTACAAGCTTAAGGCACAATTTTGAATATTGCTTGACCTATTTCCAATTTCCACAAGATACTTGGAAACAAATCAGGTCTACTAATCTACTAGAAAGAGAATTCAGAGAGGTCAGAAGAAGAACTAAGGTTAATGACCATAGCTTTAATAGTTTTGAATCACAAAGGAGGTACCATGAAAATATATTCCAGTATCTAAATCAGTATTATCCTTCTAGGTGA